From the Acidimicrobiia bacterium genome, one window contains:
- a CDS encoding sugar phosphate nucleotidyltransferase: MKAVILAGGEGTRLRPLTSNQAKPMMPLVNRPMMEHIVALLAHHGFDDVVVTVAYLANQIRTYFGDGSDFGLRIRYASDEQPLGTAGSVRNASAELDDTFLVISGDVLTDIDLSGLVKAHRDSGAVASIGLKRVENPLEFGIVITRPDGSIERFLEKPSWGEVFSDTINTGIYVLEPEIFDFIPEGEVVDFAGHVFPDALERGLPLHGHVADGYWEDVGTTEAYRRAHVDVLDGRVHVDIGGFQVADGVWLGENAELDPDARVDGPVVIGDSCRVEAAAHLGEYTVLGTDVVVREDASIVRSVLHDHVYVGRGAGLRGAVVGRSSDLREHTRLDEGVVVGDECFVGHHAVVSAGVKIYPFKTVDADAVVNSSIIWETRGVRTLFGRRGISGLANVDITAEVAVRVAMAYGTAVKRRAVVTASRDTSRVARGLKRAVIGGLNLAGVTVDDVELATVPLTRFQVRNSQALGGITVRLVAGDPDSVELRFFDADGRDIDAAMQRKIERLLHREDYRRAFAGDIGDIVYPPRAIEFYTAALEGCVDAARLREHAAKVVIDYSFGAASTVLPTVLGKLGAEVLAVNPYASTAAVTAAEPDAQRARVGELVRASGSQLGFVVDAAGETGTVVDDSGHPLTNTQALLALLRLVVEVDPAARVALPVSTTREAARIVEAGGGQVVWTKLAAADLMEVASGAGIRFAGTSGGGFIWPAFLPAFDAVATLAHLLDLLETTGRRLSTIVDGLPSVHVVHDSVPTPWERKGALMRELVERPPAGEVVLIDGVKVVGSDGWTLLVPDPEEPVTHVWAEADTETAALRLARERTEAVEELLR; encoded by the coding sequence GGACGGGTCCGACTTCGGGCTCCGGATCCGCTACGCCAGCGACGAGCAGCCGCTCGGCACCGCCGGGTCGGTCCGCAACGCCTCCGCCGAGCTCGACGACACCTTCCTCGTGATCTCGGGGGACGTGCTCACCGACATCGACCTGTCGGGCCTCGTGAAGGCCCACCGGGACAGCGGCGCGGTGGCGTCGATCGGGCTGAAGCGGGTCGAGAACCCGCTCGAGTTCGGGATCGTGATCACCCGGCCGGACGGGTCGATCGAGCGTTTCCTCGAGAAGCCGTCGTGGGGGGAGGTGTTCTCCGACACCATCAACACGGGGATCTACGTGCTCGAGCCCGAGATCTTCGACTTCATCCCCGAGGGGGAGGTCGTCGACTTCGCCGGCCACGTCTTCCCCGACGCCCTCGAGCGCGGCCTGCCCCTCCACGGGCACGTCGCCGACGGCTACTGGGAGGACGTCGGGACCACGGAGGCCTACCGCCGCGCCCACGTCGACGTCCTCGACGGGCGGGTCCACGTCGACATCGGCGGCTTCCAGGTCGCCGACGGCGTGTGGCTGGGCGAGAACGCCGAGCTCGACCCCGACGCCCGCGTCGACGGGCCGGTCGTGATCGGGGACAGCTGCCGCGTCGAGGCCGCCGCGCACCTCGGCGAGTACACCGTGCTCGGGACCGACGTCGTGGTGCGCGAGGACGCCTCCATCGTCCGCTCCGTTCTCCACGACCACGTGTACGTCGGCCGCGGCGCCGGGCTGCGGGGGGCCGTGGTCGGCCGCTCGAGCGACCTGCGCGAGCACACCCGGCTCGACGAGGGGGTCGTCGTCGGCGACGAGTGCTTCGTCGGCCACCACGCGGTGGTGAGCGCGGGCGTGAAGATCTACCCGTTCAAGACCGTCGACGCCGACGCGGTCGTGAACTCCTCGATCATCTGGGAGACCCGCGGCGTGCGCACCCTCTTCGGTCGGCGGGGGATCTCGGGGCTCGCCAACGTCGACATCACCGCCGAGGTCGCGGTCCGCGTCGCCATGGCCTACGGCACCGCGGTGAAGCGGCGGGCGGTCGTGACCGCGAGCCGGGACACGAGCCGTGTGGCGCGAGGCCTGAAGCGGGCGGTCATCGGCGGCCTGAACCTGGCCGGCGTCACCGTCGACGACGTCGAGCTCGCCACCGTGCCCCTGACCCGGTTCCAGGTGCGCAACAGCCAGGCCCTCGGCGGCATCACGGTCCGGCTCGTCGCCGGCGACCCGGACAGCGTGGAGCTGCGCTTCTTCGACGCCGACGGCCGCGACATCGACGCCGCCATGCAGCGCAAGATCGAGCGGCTCCTCCACCGCGAGGACTACCGGCGGGCCTTCGCCGGCGACATCGGCGACATCGTGTACCCGCCTCGCGCCATCGAGTTCTACACCGCCGCCCTCGAGGGGTGCGTCGACGCGGCGCGACTGCGCGAGCACGCCGCGAAGGTCGTGATCGACTACTCGTTCGGCGCCGCGTCGACCGTGCTGCCCACGGTGCTCGGCAAGCTCGGCGCGGAGGTCCTCGCCGTGAACCCGTACGCGAGCACGGCGGCGGTCACGGCGGCGGAGCCGGACGCCCAGCGGGCCCGGGTGGGGGAGCTCGTGCGCGCGTCCGGCAGCCAGCTCGGCTTCGTCGTCGACGCCGCCGGCGAGACGGGCACCGTGGTCGACGATTCCGGGCATCCGCTCACGAACACCCAGGCGCTCCTGGCGCTGCTCCGTCTCGTCGTCGAGGTCGACCCGGCGGCGCGCGTCGCGCTCCCGGTGTCGACGACCCGCGAGGCGGCGCGAATCGTCGAGGCCGGCGGCGGGCAGGTGGTGTGGACGAAGCTCGCCGCCGCCGATCTCATGGAGGTCGCGTCCGGCGCGGGGATCCGCTTCGCGGGAACGAGCGGCGGCGGGTTCATCTGGCCCGCCTTCCTCCCCGCGTTCGACGCCGTGGCGACGCTCGCCCACCTGCTCGACCTCCTCGAGACCACGGGCCGGCGCCTGTCCACGATCGTGGACGGGCTGCCGTCGGTCCACGTCGTCCACGACAGCGTCCCGACCCCGTGGGAGCGGAAGGGCGCGCTCATGCGCGAGCTCGTCGAGCGGCCGCCGGCGGGCGAGGTCGTCCTCATCGACGGGGTGAAGGTCGTGGGCTCGGACGGGTGGACGCTGCTCGTCCCGGACCCCGAGGAGCCGGTCACGCACGTGTGGGCCGAGGCGGACACCGAGACGGCGGCGCTGCGACTGGCGCGGGAGCGGACCGAGGCCGTCGAGGAGCTGCTCCGATAG
- the gcvH gene encoding glycine cleavage system protein GcvH: MEFPSDRKYSAEHEWIAVDGETARVGITDYAQDQLGDVVFVQLPAVGLEVVANAACAEVESTKSVSEIYSPVSGRITAVNEALADEPERLNRDPYGEGWIFALTIADAGELDSLLDAAAYQRLVEQG; encoded by the coding sequence GTGGAGTTCCCGTCCGACCGCAAGTACAGCGCCGAGCACGAGTGGATCGCGGTCGACGGCGAGACGGCCCGCGTCGGCATCACCGACTACGCCCAGGACCAGCTCGGCGACGTCGTGTTCGTCCAGCTGCCCGCCGTCGGGCTCGAGGTGGTCGCCAACGCGGCGTGCGCCGAGGTGGAGTCCACGAAGTCGGTGTCGGAGATCTACTCGCCGGTCTCCGGCCGGATCACGGCGGTGAACGAGGCGCTCGCCGACGAGCCCGAGCGGCTGAACCGGGACCCGTACGGCGAGGGATGGATCTTCGCCCTCACGATCGCCGACGCCGGCGAGCTCGACTCGCTGCTCGACGCCGCCGCCTACCAGCGCCTCGTCGAGCAGGGCTGA
- a CDS encoding FHA domain-containing protein, which produces MRCRRCGHQNEAGANFCSSCGASLGDAEETTVSLRLLEDRQELEAELGALLDDLPADLGMLVVRRGPNAGSTFALDAPVTTIGRHPDSDLFLDDVTVSRRHAVIRRTADGYEIADVGSLNGTYLGGARIDTAPLDDMAELQIGRFVLTFLLGGRAEVRA; this is translated from the coding sequence ATGCGCTGCCGCCGCTGCGGGCACCAGAACGAGGCCGGCGCCAACTTCTGCTCGTCCTGCGGGGCCTCGCTCGGCGACGCCGAGGAGACGACGGTGTCGCTCCGGCTCCTCGAGGATCGCCAGGAGCTCGAGGCCGAGCTCGGCGCCCTCCTCGACGACCTGCCCGCCGACCTCGGGATGCTCGTCGTGCGGCGGGGCCCGAACGCCGGGAGCACCTTCGCCCTCGACGCCCCGGTGACGACGATCGGCCGCCACCCCGACTCGGACCTCTTCCTCGACGACGTCACCGTGTCTCGCCGGCACGCCGTGATCCGCCGCACCGCCGACGGGTACGAGATCGCCGACGTCGGCTCGCTGAACGGGACCTACCTCGGCGGGGCCCGCATCGACACCGCGCCCCTCGACGACATGGCCGAGCTCCAGATCGGCCGGTTCGTGCTCACCTTCCTGCTCGGCGGGCGGGCCGAGGTCCGGGCGTGA